From the Gammaproteobacteria bacterium genome, the window CCCCGCGTCAAACCCAAAACATTCCCTTGCTGTCTTGTAAGCCATGGGCATTCACTTCTAAAATGGGCAAATGCTTAATTATTATAACTCGACCGACCTGACCCACCCAGCGACGACTGGGGGCCCACCTGACCTCGAGGACATCCTCAGTCTGACGCAGACCGACATGGCGGCGGTCAACCTGCTGATCCAACGCCGCCTGCATTCAGAGGTCGCACTGATCAATCAGGTAAGCCATTATATTATTAACAGTGGCGGCAAACGGTTGCGTCCGTTACTGACCCTGCTCAGCGCCCGCGCCTTTGGTTATTATGGTCAGCAACATATTGATATTGCTGCAATTATTGAATTCATCCACACCGCCACGCTACTCCATGACGACGTAGTGGACGGCTCGGAGATGCGGCGTGGGCAGGATACCGCCAACAACGTCTGGGGCAATCAGGCCAGCGTCCTGGTGGGGGATTTTCTCTACTCCCGCTCCTTTGAAATGATGGTGGAACTGCAGAACATGCGGATCATGGAAATCCTGGCCCACGCCACCAATACTATCGCCGAGGGCGAGGTTCTGCTGCTGCTGAATTGTCACGATGCAGACACCAC encodes:
- the ispB gene encoding octaprenyl diphosphate synthase — translated: MLNYYNSTDLTHPATTGGPPDLEDILSLTQTDMAAVNLLIQRRLHSEVALINQVSHYIINSGGKRLRPLLTLLSARAFGYYGQQHIDIAAIIEFIHTATLLHDDVVDGSEMRRGQDTANNVWGNQASVLVGDFLYSRSFEMMVELQNMRIMEILAHATNTIAEGEVLLLLNCHDADTTEARYMEVIHSKTAKLFEAAAQLGAVVSHQPPAVERAMAAYGMHLGTAFQLIDDVLDYSASPQEMGKNIGDDLAEGKPTLPLIHVMKVGTSAQQTAVRHAIEEGGREHIGAVIRAIESTGAIAYTAHLAQEEADKAMAAIADLPPGPYKKALFTLAEFSVNRHY